A genomic window from Arthrobacter sp. FW305-BF8 includes:
- a CDS encoding tyrosine recombinase XerC, with the protein MEKQELPAALAQAVTGFGRYLTGERARSEHTVRAYLSDVSSLLGYAAGEGVTDPGGLELGTLRRWLGSQSEAGASRSTLARRAATARSFTAWALREELIQTDPALRLQAPKRDGSLPGVLQQQQLARLLDDLNEAAKDGDPVALRNRAMVELLYATGVRVGELAGLDVDDLDPDRRTLRVLGKGNKERTVPYGLPAALAVDDWLRRGRGNLAVPDSGPALFLGMRGRRVDQRQVRSVVKGLFEALGDTSATGPHALRHTAATHLLDGGADLRAVQEILGHSSLATTQIYTHVSVDRLRKSYQQAHPRA; encoded by the coding sequence GTGGAGAAACAGGAACTGCCGGCGGCCCTCGCCCAGGCCGTCACGGGGTTCGGACGGTACCTGACGGGTGAGCGGGCCCGGTCCGAGCACACGGTGCGTGCGTACCTGTCCGATGTCTCCAGTCTGCTGGGCTATGCGGCAGGCGAAGGCGTCACAGATCCCGGGGGGCTCGAGCTTGGAACCCTGCGGCGCTGGCTGGGCAGCCAGAGCGAGGCTGGAGCGTCACGTTCCACCCTTGCGCGCCGCGCCGCGACGGCGCGGAGCTTCACCGCTTGGGCGTTGCGGGAAGAACTTATCCAAACTGATCCTGCCCTGCGCCTGCAGGCCCCCAAGCGCGACGGCTCACTGCCGGGGGTATTGCAGCAGCAGCAGCTCGCCCGGCTGCTGGACGACCTCAATGAAGCAGCGAAAGACGGTGATCCCGTGGCCCTCCGCAACCGGGCCATGGTCGAGCTGCTCTACGCCACGGGTGTCCGGGTCGGTGAGCTGGCGGGTCTGGACGTCGATGACCTCGACCCCGACCGCAGAACCCTCCGTGTGCTCGGCAAAGGCAACAAGGAACGGACGGTGCCGTACGGGCTCCCGGCTGCGCTCGCCGTCGACGACTGGCTCCGCCGCGGGCGGGGAAACCTAGCAGTCCCGGACAGCGGCCCGGCCCTGTTCCTCGGCATGCGCGGCCGCCGCGTGGACCAGCGCCAGGTCCGGAGCGTGGTGAAGGGACTGTTCGAGGCGCTGGGCGATACATCGGCTACCGGCCCGCACGCCCTGCGGCACACCGCCGCCACGCATCTGCTCGATGGCGGAGCCGACCTCCGGGCGGTCCAGGAGATCCTCGGTCACAGCAGCCTTGCCACCACCCAGATCTACACCCACGTGTCGGTGGACCGGCTGCGGAAGAGCTATCAGCAGGCCCATCCGCGCGCCTAG